The Elgaria multicarinata webbii isolate HBS135686 ecotype San Diego chromosome 1, rElgMul1.1.pri, whole genome shotgun sequence genome includes the window agtcatctacatgatgcagctgccattgcaaagccatctggggcCAACCCCCGGAAACTCCattccaaaaaagtcaggcacttaccctgacttttctggCAGCGGAGCCCATAGCACCCCCTGATCGGTCGCCATGGGCAGCCcgtgcctgtaaaagtaaaaaaaaaaaagcgccaAACAGAGGGGGgcggagaggaacagggccaccTGCCCCCGTTCAAaaaaattattatctgtatctctgcagctgcgcagatacagataattaaaataaaaagaaatggagggaatgggcagccagaaggAGTAGAGGTGGTTTGTCCAGAGTCCCTGCCCGCctcgtgtcctcctctggctgccttgttccttcacccccattgtttttttattatctgtatctctgcagctgcggagatacagataataaaaaaatgggggaggaacagccccattcctctcttcccccctctttttttttttttttttttacttttaaggagcaggaaagttcacacttgccttccttcccatgtagatgctggtgaaggaatgcaagtgcaggagCAAGGCGCCTCACAGCGCCGAAGTGCCACCGTAAAGACGGGGGCATGGAGTAGCATAAATAAATGGGTTCCAGATCTTTTTAATTACActttttaattcaatttaatcTTCTGCAACCCTCTCAATTGATGTCCTGCATTTGCAGTAGCTAAATTACAAAGTGAAAAGAAAAATTACCTGCCGAAACTGATTCAGGATTTGTTCATGTCTATGATTGGCTTCGTTCCAACAGGGGCATGTTGTGACAGTGTCCTACAGAGAAATAATGTCTTGTTAATGATGTTCAGGCATATTTCTTTGAGTTACCCCAGAAAAGCTGAAGCAGGAGCACAGGAGTGCTGAAGTGTACACACCAAGCAAACACTGGATTACAAAATTGCCCGATTTGGGGTAAGTGGGTGAATTTGGAATGGGGATACTTGCACTCTACCCATGTAAGCAGACAAAATGCAGTAACACCAACTTAATTTAAGTCTGGAAGAACGGGTATGCAGAAACAGTTTATGTTCAATTTACAATCATTTCTCCTAGTTGTTTATTACCATCCTCTCATTAAATTATTCTGGAGTGCTGTACATAACTGATTGGCTGACATGTGCCATATAAGGAAGAGCTGGTAATGCTGATGCGAACAAACACGAAAGAATGACATTCTAAACAGTCTGAATGCCAAATGCACAAGAAACAGGtatcaagtcccattgaatgggatGTATGTCTGACTAGACATGCGTAGGAATGCactgtaggtagggtgaccatatggaaagggggacaggtctcctgtatctttaacagttgcataatatagggaatttcatcaggtgtcatttgtatgcatgcagcacctggtgaaattccctcttcatcccaacagttaaagctgcaggagctatactagaatgaccagatacaaaagagggcagggctcctgcagctttaactgttgggatgaagattggaatttcaccagctgttgcatgcatatcaatgacacctgctgaaatttccctttcaatacaactgttaaagatacaggagccttgtcctcctttccatatggtcacccgagcTGTAGGAGATTAATCCAACTCTGCAAGCAACAAGCATTGATGACACCTCATGATCCAGAAACAAAGTAACTCTCAGCGTACACATTACTTTGATATTGTGTACAGCAGCTACTATAACTTTGCCCAGTGTTTCTGCAAGATTGCCCATTACTACAACTCACACAAAGAGTCAGTTCCTTCTTGATGCTAAGGAAGTTGTTGGCAATGCGGCTGACCGTCCTTTGATGAATGTTGCTTTCTTCCCTGCATTGATTGAAGACATGCATCAGGTAGAATTTCAGCAAGTAATGAAAGAAGCAACACTTGTCTTCAGACTAAAACAAGTTAGAATAAGACATCGTGTTAGAATTATATTTATTACAGTGGTAATATTACTGAACTTTACAGTCCATGCCCCAAAGATACCTTGTTGGCATTTCTCAATTATTTTGATTTTCTCAGTTATCAAATATGagttacctgctgaaatttcgcaGTATGTCACCTCTCAAATACTGTCAAATGCTACCACTGAATGTCAAATAGTAAATTCCACTTTGTGTCAGCTTGCAACTACTGTCAAACATGACCTGTCAATTATCAAATAATCCAATAGCAAGAAACCATGGAGGTTTAtttttgcaaatattttaatagagaatttatttatttatttatttatttatttaaacatttgtaccccgccctatatcactaggatctcaggacagcatgcagataaaattatacagcaatttaaaacaataaatatagacagctaaaaacaaattaaaccattaatcaagctaaaaccagtataattAACATTCAATAACAAAATTGACAGGAAGCAAATTCTCTTTGTAGCATGATTCAAAAACAAAATTGACAAAGGGCAAATttaggaagtacttcttttttggtctgatccaaattACAGTTCAGATATTCTTAACTGTGGTTATAGAATTATTGCAAACTTTGGTACTAGTCTAAAAAGAGAGAATAATTTGTTACGAGAACCCATATGTGTGTGCATAGCCAGAAGACCATATGTTGCCAACTAGGGTTATGCGCAGTACCCACGATTCACCCCGAGGCTGTTTCAGAGCCCCCAATTCAACTCAGGGTGTTTTGGGTGTTGTCTGCTGGGAGAAAAGCTGAGCAGGAGccattggactcctgactccctgctccctccctggcccccAAAACCCAGAGCCTCTGCTGCCAGGTCTTACCTGTTCACCTGTCGCTCCTGCTACCACATCACTGCTGCTGTCGCctctatttttactctagagtaggttcaGCCACCTCTACATAGGGTCTTAAACCTTTCCCCCACTTTAATCCAGATCTCCCTCTCCCCATGCCTGCCATTTCAAATGGAAAACAAAGATCCATTTGCTTTATGCATCACTATAActatgaggtagggtgaccaactgtcaggatttccccagatttgtcctggtttttttatctgtcattggtgtcaggggggatttttttgtaattttctgtTATTTCCTGGAATGACACTtttccctttaaggctgccattagcatggtgggagggaatgatgcactttctggaggtgcGTCATTCACCTCCACTggtccaattggggccttaaatgCCCCAGTTGAAGCAGTGGGGGGCACGAATGACATGCTTTATCCTCTTCTGCTCCAATCAGGacctttaaggtggtggggaggggggaatgatgaGTTTTCCAGAGGTCTTGGAAAGCCGCTTACCAACCGcccaactgggtgtcctcttttttggtttcccaaatatggtcaccctactatgagGAGGGCTAACTCTGAAGAGTatccagaagcttcaattggtaCAAAAAGCGAGGCTGCTCACCATATTAGGATTATATTATAtctgtcctgaaagacctgcactggttgccaattactTTCCTTTCAAGACATTGGTCTTaacttttaaagtcctaaatggctcaAGACCTAGCTGTATAAGGGACTGcctgtctcattatgaacctTCCCAGGTACTGAGGCCACCATTACTCACAGAGGTCTGTTTGGAATGCACTCCCTCAAGAAATACAATTGGCTCTCAGTCACTTGGCCTTCAGAAAGTGTATAAAGATGCATCTTTTAACTTGGCCTTTACAAatatgtagttttatttatttttaatgtttcgaatgttcttgtttttattgttgtaggattttgctgttttaaattgttgaacACCACCTTGCTGGCTTTTTAGCAGTTagggcagtatatacatgttaataataaaataaataaataaataaattttgcattAGAAATTGCAGACATGGTTTGATGTTCTGAATTGAACTCATAgtagagaaaggaaagcattaaAGCTCCCCTAACCTCCCCACTCCTCCATGTTTGGGCCCCATCCTGAATCACCCCCTGCACCTATGCTAgtgtaaaaaggaaaagaagatgaaGGTGCTACAACTTTAAACTAATGTCTGCTTTGCCCCTGAAGGATGGCCTCATCCCATATGTTTTTACCACTCACTGGAAACCATAGTTTACAATATTCTTCTGAGCCCCATTGTATGGCTACCTCATAAAGAGATTAGTTGACGGAAATGTGCAACAGCACTCTGATTGTGGAATTTCCTCCCTCAGTTTCCAGTGtgtggaaaaaaacattttattctgttcagcttttaattttgtttgtttgttttgtttttactatgtGGTTGATAGTAATTTCTGCTCTCCTGGGGCTTTAAAAATAGCtttgtatttaatttaatttaatttcttctgtacaatgttttaatgttctgttctattttgtaCACTGACTTGGGGGCAGAAGGAAATTTATAAATTCTTTagcacaataaattaaaaaaagaaatgcttacaCAGATGTGGCATAAATATGGTATCACTAAATAAAAGGTAGACACATCCTGAATGAAGAAGGATTTACAGTATGGTCTTATGCATGCCTAGGctgaggtaagtcccactgagttcaatgggacttactcccagtaagtatgtaggattgcagtgtCAAATTATAGAGGTTCAGAAAGAGGTTTTCCTTTCTACAGTTACACATTTAGTTGGAATATGA containing:
- the LOC134394184 gene encoding interleukin-20-like codes for the protein MHVFNQCREESNIHQRTVSRIANNFLSIKKELTLCDTVTTCPCWNEANHRHEQILNQFRQMDSHSAALKALGELDILLDWIDKTD